The sequence GCAGTTAGGCTAGTCCGGAAAAGGACTACTCACACCCGCGATTCTCACCTTACAATATGGTACGCTGTAATGAGAGCTTGGTCCTTCATAGTATTTCTTAAAACGGTAAGGAGTTCTGGTCGAGTTTTAGTCTTGTGTGTAGCGTAGATAACTGCCGTCCTACACAGAGGCCTCCGAATAATGGTCATTGGTAATTCAAGCATTGAAAAATTAAGGTAGACTCGACTGAGTTTATCTATCCGAACATAAACCAAAACAATGTCTAGTAAGCTCACTTTAATGATTGGTTTACATCATAGCCTTAATTACCCATTCGTCCatcgttgttgtagcagtgcttcgccccatccaattggtgcgaccgatcataaattgtcaGCAATATCccctaacggcagtccaaggaaacttactgtttcaacaggggtggaccatactgtgaggggtgttagaggcgttgattccacattacaattaaagagatggttggtgtcatgtggggacacattgcaagcagggcatacattttctatgtcggggttgattctggataggtaagagtttaacctgctacagtatccagatcgaagttaagttagagtgactcgcgtttccctggggagtgtacGCAATCGTACACGTGATCTCGACCAGATTGATCAGGATATACAAACACAATTGTCCATCGTCTTTACGCGCTATTAGATGTCGGAGGCCAGGGTTCAGCCAAAGAAGCTGTCGCTGGATGAAGGGAAAACGATCACGATTTTGGAGTCGGAATGATTCCAACTCAATCTAAAGATCTAGttacaatcatattacaataaaAAAGTTATGTTAATTTGAACAGGAAATGGGTATACTTTGTTTAACTTTGCATACGCACTTTGAATCCTTCGATCAAATGGACACATTTTTTTTACTTCGAAATGTTTCAAGGGCTTGCATTTGGAGCTGCGGAATAATTATTCACGAAATTCGTGTATATTGCGAAATGCTAAAAGTTATTTTATTCAAATCACAGACCAGATTAGCACCCCTGGAGCCATTCTGCTATATAATCAAATAAACTTATTAAGATTCGAGACAGATTTCTGGATTACACCTATTTCAAAAGTTGATTATAATTACTACATTACATACTTGCACTTGTAACAAATGATATTTCTAAAAACTACAGCATAAAGCAACATTGTATAATTAACTATGAAACCATTGTATTGTTTAGCACAGATacgaaatatgtatttttttattcttcaatTAGTACTTTTGCCGTGTTTTATAAATTCTAAATCACACAATATACACAAATTAacaataccattaatataaatatacgtgttacatacaaaacatttctaaTCTCTATAATAATTTCAAATAATAAATAGTATTGCACAGCAAAACTATAATAAAAGCATTAAGAAAATTCTAAAATTGTTGTAAGTTTTacagttaaattttctttttgctcGTTCTAATAATactcaataaatttttaaacgaaCTAAGGATTATAAGCGCAAAGTTTTCAATAACGaaggaaaaataaaacaaaataaagcaaaaaaattaaataaaataattaaggttTACATATCAAAGGTTGAGAGAAAGATCGTGCTATCTCGGCTGCTGGTGCGCAACAGCACTACCTCAGACATCAGGACATTTCCTCACAAACTCTGGGAGTGTTTTGAAACCAGCAGGCTTGATAGAGGAATCTTCCACTTTATTGTTGATAAGAATTTGTAGTACTTTTGTATGTATGTTGTTAGAGCGgctgttattaaaaaaatttttctaaaattaagaGGTCACTGGTCACTGGGATCCATTTAAGGGTTTTCACAATAATCAACTGTCGCCCCGTTTTGcatgatttttaaaaatatatatacatttctaAGCTATTAtcatgtatatatttgtatatgtataaaaaactACTACTATACTATAATTCACAGTTCTCAAACGcatcatttatgtatgtataaaaaaaaaaaattttacaaacaaattctctgTTGATTTAGAATAACCCAAAACGATTTGCTGTTAATTActattaattatatatatgtgtatgtacataataCGAAATGAATGTCGTAAAAATTTATAAAGGCGACTTGGGTTATTACGAGGTTTAGCTGCCAGGCGACCATTTGTAAACAAGCCCAAAACATCTTTGATTACattgtttgttttcttttctgCATAACTGAGGTATCTTCACATAATCCCAACAATTTTCTTCAACAAAAGCTTCTTCTAACACAAATAACAAACAATTTTTGCGACCATTCAAATTTTCACAAGCTAACAGTTTCTTTAGGTTTCTCTCTCCCTTTTCTTGCTTTACGTTTAGCACCACGCCGTTTACGTCGTTTTCAAGGTTCAACCTTATCGCGAGCACCCTTTTTTTGCGCCAACGACTCCAACGCATtggtattattgttattgttatttatgGCTCTCTGAATTTTCGGATCAATCTCACTAAAGAAAGGATGTTTGAGCGCTTCCTCTGCTGTGATACGCTGATGCGGATTCACTTCAAGCAATTTATAGAGCAAATCATAAGCGCTCGCTGGAAAGGGATCATCATCGTCTAGCGGCTCAGTATTGTAATTAGATTCAGAGCATaagcaattaaaataaaattgatcaCAGTTGCGACACACCTCACAAGTGCCATCTACCCGCTGATATTTCCTGAGCAATTCCGGCGAACTGAATTTAATACGATTACGAAAGCGTACGCATAATTTACGTAAGTCCAACGGTTTTGTCTTTTGGCTCAACGTCAGCAAGCGATCGAGTATGAAAGCAGTCTTCCGTATTGTCTTATCGCCAAATATTGTCACCATTTCAGCGAGCGCTACAAAGTCACTGGGCGCCTTAAAGAATGGATACACCGATGAAAGTATGGAAAGAAATATTACGCCTACAGCCCAAATATCCACTGCAGTTGTCTGATCGGCGTATTTCAGCAACACTTCCGGCGGCCGGTAACCTGGCGTACCAGCACGCGATGCATGTATTTCCTTTTTGACTAGGCAAATATTGCATACTTGCGGATGGCCATAGCAGACACATTTTGGTGCATTTACATTGGTAAGATTACGATTGGTGTTGTATTTGCTGTTCATGCTGCTATCAGCGCATTGTATGGCGGCGTTTGACCCAGTGGCGGCGTCGCATGCAGCAGTGTTTGGGCTGCGTACGCCACCAGCGCTTTGACGTAACTTTTGCTGCATGCGatgatttgttgttgtgttgccgAGTATTGCAGACTTCACTTGACGCCCCAGCGGTGTCTCACAAATGCCATTATCACCGGCATTGTGGCTGTGTGTTCCATTGTTGTTGTTAGTGCCTGTAACCGTTGCGCTCGTCGTTTGACCCATAGCAGCACCTTTACTACCAGCGCCCGCAGTTATTTCGTTTAATTGCTTGAGCGGCATCTTAAATGGCGAACCACCAACAATGCAGCTATTGGCACCACGCGCATGTGGCGTTGAGTTCGCTGCAGATTCTTGATCACCTTGTGGACCCGTGCAGCGTGCTCGCTTGGAGCCACTATAAGCATCACCGGCTGTCACGCTGCCATTGGAATCGACAGTTTTATTAGATGCCGACTCATCACCATCACGTGGTCGTTTTCCATCCGTGCTCGACGTCAACGAAAGTGGACCAATTGCTTGCTCACAGCCTGGCTCGAGCGCGCCAGTCATATGTGCTGTTGGCACTTGCTGTGCCAAACCGAAGTCCACCAGAAGGAACTGACGTTTGCGGCGATTGTATAGAAAATTACTGGGCTTTACGTCGCGATGTATGACATTGAATTTATGTACGTGCCGCAATGCGATCAGTAGATTTCGCATGTAGTGCTGCAATTCCGTAAGCTCCATTTTGTTGAAGAAGTCATGAAACCGATCGTGTTGCATATACGGCATGATAAAAGCGACGGATTCGTTATAGCGGATGCAACAGTTGATGCCAACGACATTGTCAGTGCCACTGCAAGGAAAAGAAAGAGAAATAAATTTGTGAGGGTTTGTATAAACTtggatatgttgttgttgttggatatCTGTGATATGATCAAAGAAAAAAACGACTGCTTGACCAGTATGAACGGATCTTTCACTGAACTAGAAGATGTAGAACGTAGTTATTTTGACTCGGGCTTTTACCGACTAAACGCCCTGACGTCAGCATAACGACTGCTGCTTCGAAAACGCCTTATCTCAAAATTTCTTAAATCAACGTCCTATTTAAGTAATTGGTTGAAAAACGCCTTAgctcaaaatattttgtttacaAAACTATCGAAAAATACCTGTCGTTTAACataaaaatttgacttaatttaAATTagatatcttcatgaaatttggtaagcgggtatATTTCGGTGTCGACTAAGCATTTGTTGGGGACTGACCTtaccggaccactatagcataaatATACCTCCGGATTGTCGGATATATATGGATCCGTTAACACGCACTGTTAGGGtgcaagcccgaccatttcgagaacgatttaatatgaccgcatTGAACCGTCTAGGCCATGCCATCTCTTATTGACGAGCTATCGGTATGTTATAGGTGTGTTTCCGACTATATATAGAcgtgttatcgatattttatcgaacagtatatacaaaatttcaaaagattttaAGGTTAGACGTTAGCTAAAAACATTGTCACTGAATAATGAAATAGAATACAACCTGTTGGAGACGAGTAGTAAATAGTGTCGagcaatttttctaaatattggCATTTATGAGAAGAATTCGGACGAGCACTTGCTCCAGTTCCCCCAAAAATGAATCTAGAAAAATTACAAGATGGATATTAAAGGACGACTGTGTATGGGGATATGGGAAGAGGTGTTGTACGCCATTCGTGAGCCTCCACATACATGCTTGGGATTATAGGGCTAAAATTTCCGCAAAAGAAAAACTAAGGCTTATACGTCCTTGCTGTAGCGTGATTTGCTCTTTTTTTCTAGACTAGCGGTGCCATTAGGAGCAAACCATTTGTGGCGCGTGTTTCTTATCAATTTGTTTTATCAATAAATTCTATGAAATATTTAGTTAAAGCAACTATGCATAATGTGTCTGTATGTAAGATAGCGCTTATGTAGTTCCAAAGTGCGAACATCTGGGTTAACTAAATAATTTCAAGAACATTGAACAGagttaaaacaaaacaagta is a genomic window of Eurosta solidaginis isolate ZX-2024a chromosome 4, ASM4086904v1, whole genome shotgun sequence containing:
- the Cdc7 gene encoding cell division cycle 7-related protein kinase; this translates as MEKKSHKTRNGNIRVTGSGLAGNVLTHSLPTSTAGQQHTGNASPVTSTGAAVVGGSGGKHRNSTSSHHQHSHHGHTTSHHQQHTHIQTQLQKAAIHAARPALAVGKSTIVTDRSTKIVDTQVNNTMEQVAATLTTTVSPKLATTAVMRNKNEEAINDLRQRIPEIENIFDVHSRIGNGTFSTVLLGTLKKERNLPENMRRKFAIKHHIPTSHPDRIMKELQCMAKIGGTDNVVGINCCIRYNESVAFIMPYMQHDRFHDFFNKMELTELQHYMRNLLIALRHVHKFNVIHRDVKPSNFLYNRRKRQFLLVDFGLAQQVPTAHMTGALEPGCEQAIGPLSLTSSTDGKRPRDGDESASNKTVDSNGSVTAGDAYSGSKRARCTGPQGDQESAANSTPHARGANSCIVGGSPFKMPLKQLNEITAGAGSKGAAMGQTTSATVTGTNNNNGTHSHNAGDNGICETPLGRQVKSAILGNTTTNHRMQQKLRQSAGGVRSPNTAACDAATGSNAAIQCADSSMNSKYNTNRNLTNVNAPKCVCYGHPQVCNICLVKKEIHASRAGTPGYRPPEVLLKYADQTTAVDIWAVGVIFLSILSSVYPFFKAPSDFVALAEMVTIFGDKTIRKTAFILDRLLTLSQKTKPLDLRKLCVRFRNRIKFSSPELLRKYQRVDGTCEVCRNCDQFYFNCLCSESNYNTEPLDDDDPFPASAYDLLYKLLEVNPHQRITAEEALKHPFFSEIDPKIQRAINNNNNNTNALESLAQKKGARDKVEP